A stretch of DNA from Malus sylvestris chromosome 9, drMalSylv7.2, whole genome shotgun sequence:
TGGCAAACGTGTCATGTctgtcgtgtcgtgtaacacctgttatcttaacgagtCGTGTTACATccattatcttaacgggtccttaacaggtcgggtcactttacccaccagacccgttaagaaaatattttttttcttaaatttgcacataccacacattgctacataaatattactcaaaacattaaaacacatttgttgtttaagtactacatctacactggAAAATAAGAGCATAACaaacaaacatccatacactactagtctattacaaaatattaaatgtgcaaggatatgcaaaatgaaagagtttttgttttcaaggttgtgaaaccTTTcttaaaagtttaaaccttgccactagaactcaaagcttgcatgttattccttttacaaaatcctcaattttcatcaatcatcactagtgtaaatattttaaattgaagatcgaattcattcattgtattcacatagggtcaaagagtgtagctgtaaaaaatcatcaaaatcggagttaaaataaccgttaaatcgtgatttttagttgataaccatcgaaaagttttgtcccgttacttgatctttgaatgtttgttttttacgatttttggcgtatgcgatcttgaaacatatacaaacaagcttgacggttggatcgttgaaattagtttcgtagaatgcgtatcccatcaaaatgatagattcactaacacttaaagtttatttatactttcattaagtataacataaaattttgtggtatctactagtgtatatatttttaattaaagaccaagttcattcattgtattcatatagggtcaagaagtgtatctgtaaaaaatcatcaaaatcggtgttaaaataaccgttaaatcgtgattttttgttgataaccgtcgaaaagtatttttctgttacttgatctttgaatgtttgttttttgcaatttttggcatatgcgatctcgaagtatatacaaacatgtttgacggttggatcgttgaaactagttttgtagaatgcatatcccatcaaaacaatagattcactaacacttaagaatattcatactttcattaagtataacataagattttgtggtatccactagtgtaaatattttaaattgaagatcgagttcattcattgtatacgtatagggtcaagaagtgtagctgtagaaaatcatcaaaatcggagttaaaataatcgttaaattgtgatttttcgttgataaccgtcgaaaagttttgtcctgttacttgatctctgaatgtttattttttgtgatttttagcgtatgcgatcttgaagcatacataaacaagtttggcggttggatcattgaaattagtttcatagaatgcatatctcatcaaaacgatagattcactaacacttagagtttatttatacttttattaaatataacataagattttgtggtatccactagtgtcaatattttaaattgaagatcgaattcattcattatattcattaGGATCaagaagtgtagctgtaaaaaatcatcaaaatcggagttaaaataaccgttaaattatgatttttcatttataactgtcgaaaagttttgtcccgttatttgatctctgaatgtttatttttttcaatttttggtgtatgcgatctcaaagtatatacaaacatgtttgacagttggatcgttgaaactagtttcgtagaatgtgtatcccatcaaaacaatagattaactAATACTGAAGAGtttattcaaattttcattaagtataacataaaattttgtggtatccattagtgtaaatattttaaattgaagattgagttcattcatagtattcatatatggtcaatgagtgtagctataaaaaatcatcaaaatcagagttaaaataaccgttaaattgtgatttttcgttgataaccgtctaaaagttttgtctcgttacttaatctatgaatttttgttttttgctgaTGCAAtatcgaagcatatacaaacaagtttgatggttggatcattgaaattagttttgtagaattcGTATCatatcaagttcaatggtatatatatttatttattaagtagatttaaatttatttattttgttcatataacacttaagaaattgaatgatatatatatatttaagccgATCTAATGGTCattaattttgaatatttaattatatatataattattatagtttttaggggtataaaattgttatatatatataattatagtatttttttttgggttataaaattaatattttgcttatcgtgtatcgtgttacctacttgtatacccgaaccaaaccgttatcttaacaggtgttTATCGGATTACctgataacgacccgattcgttatcgtgtcaaCCCGAACACCttttaatttcgtgtcgtgtcttgtcgggttatcgggtcatGTCAGGAATTACCAGGCCTATCAGAGGGTAATGCTAAGACTAtttccaaaggagatgtcaaatatgcCAAATAGGATTAAAAGACATTTAGGTGTTCTTCAATGGATATGCTATATATGATATGACATGTGAGTCATTTGATTCCTTACTTTCTAGCTACCTCTTTTGACAGCAAACAAGAagtcaaatatatttaattgaatttttttaatacatagaTCCCATTAATAACAAATAGAATAAAAACTAcaattaattttgattattttttaatagttaacgTAACTCTAGgcccaataaaataataaaataaatatttaacacaattattgaaaaagaaaagaatttagCACTTGTATTCAATTTGCCAGATCagccatcaaataaaatttagaCATATTTTATTTGACATTTCCTTTAGAAATGCTCTAAGGAAGACCacaattttaaatcaaattttgtaaatcaaagAATGTGGctgttgatgattagattattagtcaagtgttgattaccgtgtttattttctattgataatatatcatttggtttataaatttggtttaaaaatttaatctttcTACTATTTTATACTAAATGCTCACTATTCTATTTAGTACCGTCATGAGTTCACTGCTAATGGCTCGGTGTCTAAATCAGGTCGGGTCCTCTTGCTCCACCGCCAATGACAAAGACGACGGTCTCGGATTCCAATTCGGTGCCTCCTCATACGTCGTCTTCTTTGTCTGGCAATGGTTTCAACAACGTGGCAAAGCCTTGTTCAACCATTTTTGTGATTGGACATCCGTCTACTCGGGTAATGGGTGCGGAGAAGGATGGTCTGCCATCCCAAGTCAGTGCCCTTCCGtgtctttttgttttgtgtggtcacggttaaatcacgttaatattttatatttttttttataaagataataagataaaaataatagtaatataaaatgttgacatgaattaACCGTcatcatataaacaaaaagCACGAAAAGACACCAGAAGTGATACACAGACAATCCTTATCCAATGGGTGGCGCTTCGTTCAGAGAACCTTACGCTAATAattccaattttattttttctctgGCACCAATGTTTCAGAGTGtttgttcaatttattttttttatattttaattgatACCAAATGAACTCGGAAGCCGTTTCTACTTAATTGCAAATCACAATATGATGCATACCAAAACAATTCAATTGAGAGTATGCTCCTTTTGTGTCCCTGCAATTCTTTGTTTTTGGGTTGATGTTTCTTAAACTTGACAATTGAAGCAAGAACAAAGTCTGACCGTGTATGCTAATAATTTCAATGATTTTTCTCCAGCAGCACCAGTGTTTCTTCAGAGtgtttgttcaattttttttttaatgacaaaTGAAATCGAAAACCATTTTTATTAATCTacaaatcacaaaaaataaaccgAGAaaaatcacagcacgacacacAAAGCTTTTGTAGTATGCTCTACTACATTCGGCTTAACTTTTCTTCAAAACCTTCAGCAAATAGATAAGCAAAAGCCTCCATGTAACGTTTTTCCAAAACCAACCCAACCTCAACTGCACCATCGCCATTCTTGCTCTTTTGATAAGATATCGCCCCTGTTCCATCTATCGAAACTATCTCGTGCTTCGTCGGTCTCCCCCATCCGAAATCCGCCGCATCGTAAAAATCAAACCGGGGTGAACCGGCGGTGGTAATTGTTCTATCAGTACTAGGCTGCAGTAGTGTATTCAAGATTCTTGAGACCCAAGTCTCTGCACCCTCGAAAAGGGTCTTGTCCAGACTTTTTATAACTTCACTGATTGCATTCAAGGCCACTAACAGTCCATCTTCTCCCTGTAGGTCTTTTGTTTTCACAACTACTCCATGTCCTGCGATGCAATTCCCGAAATAGGTTGGTGGTAGAGGAGGGTCTAAGCGCGACCGGCAGTCCACGTGAAGGATGAATACTACTTTCTCTGTCTTGATCTCTTCAGCCCTGACTAAGCAAACCCATGTATAGGCGCATGTTAGCATATATGTCGACAAATGCAATAGTTTTGAGTGATCAGCTTGTTCCTTCTTCTTTGCCATCATAGTCCTCATCACTGACCGCCTTAACATTTCGATTTTCGCTCGTGTGAACTCGAAGGTGCCTCGAATTCCGTCTCCTGGACCTCCAACCTCCAAAAGCATTAAGCTTCTATTGTTTGGACCACCAAGTCTTAACCACTCGTTTGAGAAGATTGCTTGGAGCCCGGCAGGGTCCTTAATGACCTTTCTGTTGTAAGTTGGCAAGGGTGGCGgtcctcctccttctcttccTCCATGTTTGCATAAGTGaccccaaaatttgaaaaacgagAAAGCAGATAAGCCATCAAAGACGGCCTTGTGCATGGCTGATCCAATCGAAAAACCGCCATTGGGAAAGACGGTTATTTGCAATGCCAGCACAGCAGCTTTGTCATGAGACACTGCCAATTGGGGTACAAGAGGATGGTATTCTTTGGCTTCaatgtcaaagttgttggttgAAATTAGACGGTGGAAATCAGTATCAGACTCGGCGATTGTGACCAAAATTGCGTCGCCTTTGACATAATTGAGAAGGGGCATGGGGGAATCTAGAGGCCAGGTGAGGTATCCTGCTAGAGGAACAAAGTGTTGGAGGGTGGCAGAAAGCGAGGTTTTAAGTTTCGGAAGTATGGAATCGAAGAAGTGTGATGGGTCGAAAGAAGGCATGTTGTAGAAGGAAAGGAATTGAGGCGGTGGGAACCTTAGCCAGCGGAGGTCAAAGAATGTTAGAGGAAGAGACACATCATTCGGGTGGGCGGAGTCCGGCAGCGAGCTTGGTTTGGGAGCTACCCTGcaaacctcaacaactttgactGAGCCTGGTTTTGCCATCAGAGATGGAAAAGAATGCTGGACCCCTGAAACCGTGAGCCGAACAGAAAATTTACACACGGTTGGGTACAGTTTCAAAACCGAAAATTTTAGAAGAAACCGAACAAGAGACGAATTGGGATGGGCCGGAGAAGAGAGTGATTGAGGGGTGAGATGATCTACACAAGAAAGGAAGATGTAGTTTGGTTGTTGGAAGTGTCAGTAAGCTTCTTGGAAAAGGACAAGGATGGTctgttctctttttttttcaagttcttTCATGCTCTCCTGTTTGTAAGGTTACGGTTAagttatgttaatattttatattattatttatttttatcttattatttttataaaaaataatataaaatattaacgtggtttaatcgttatcacataaaataaaaaaatatgaaaggaCATGAAAAATAAGAAGGACAAACAATCCTTGTACCTTAGGAAAAACACTATCTGATATATTAAACAGTTTACAAACTGATTTGTTGAATTGAAAAATAGAATTGGAGTATTTTAAATCCTTACGGAGAAGGCTTACTTGTACATGCAGAAAAGAAAGAACTACACAAGTGGTATTAACaaacaatacaaaataaagactGACAACAGCTTTAGAATGCCAGAGTCTACATCACATGGTAaccacatgcccaacttgtacTGTGAGAAAGCTGTTCGTGTTGTGTTGAACCACAAGCCTGCACAACTACCATTACTTTGGTTGTTGAATTTTCCTttaaggaattttaacgaaaaaccaacgatattgttcattttatgaaaaattatatttttacactaaaaaatcaaatttggtactattcattttaccttttattttgtcattctcattaaaactcaaagtttttaagtcattttcattagttttcctttttccttacAGATCGTGAAAATCGTATGCCGCAACATAGGAACGTCTTCGAGATTTCGGAGATCTTGTGCGAAATTCATAAAAATGATCCTTCTTATAAgacatcttaaaaaaaattgaacaataatatcgaaataaactttaaaactaACTAACCACCTATTTCTAAATATTATTAAATGTAAAGAAAGATACAAAGTAACCATAATACTAATAACTAACAATAGCTCATTTTTGAGATTGAGTCAATTgtttaacttttctttttctttgacgcTCTAAGTAGTCAGATAGATATTTTCTAATAGGTGTCATATTTTTTTATCTCAAACAAGATCACAATAAAATTATAGTAAGTATGAACAATGAAACCTGATAGTCCGTAATACGAATGCGTCTAGTCATTTTTTTGTGACTGCTCTTCTCTTTATTTTGCCTTGAaaagtacaaaagaaaaaaaaatcattatacATGAGAAATACcaaaatcttcaaatttcaaGTCAATATACTTAAATTAGTAAATATCTTATTTTGATCGAAGTCTACATCACTCTAATCAATTGAATTGCCTTTATGATTCGGAAgtttctcttcaatttcataaatttataaattaggaTTTAATAATTTGTGGGAAATATAACAAGGGAAAATTTGATACGAGTCCAATTTTGTGAGCCTTTATGAGATATGGTCCAATTTTGCTTGATTATTGACTTAGGTCCAATGGCTCATTGTACACATCAACTTATTTTTATTCTCCTGCCAAATTTATCtctaaattgactaattaagtaattaatatattactattatttttttatttatgatgatttttaatcCTTATTTATTCATAGGATTATCTTATGCTTAATGATCGGATTAAGTATAGGAATTCAAATATCTTTAATATTCTTTCATCCTCCAAAACGTTTCCTattcttccttctctttctccctcacaaTGTCTCCTTCTCATCCCTCATGATATCTTCCTTTTTTCCCTCCTCCCTGCTCCCAAGCGTAGATGATCAAAGATGTccaatgtaacatcccacatcgcccaggggagtgatccttaaatgtgtattcccatccctacctagcacgaggccttttgggagctcactggcttcgggttccatcggaacttcgaagttaagtgagttcgcgcgagagcattcccatgatgggtgacccactgggaagttctcgtgtgagttcccagaaacaaaaccgtgagggtgtggtcggggcccaaagcggacaatatcgtgctacggtggtggagcggaccctggatgtggtgggggcccgggcggggatgtgacaatttggtatcagagcctaaccctggctgtggtgtgccgacgaggacgtcgggcccctaaggggggtggattgtaacatcccacatcgcccatgggagtgatccttaaatgtgtattcccatccctacctagcacgaggccttttgggagctcactggcttcgggttccatcggaacttcgaagttaagtgagttctcgcgagagcattcccatgatgggtgacccactgggaagttctcgtgtgaattcccagaaacaaaaccgtgagggcgtggtcggggcccaaagcgaacaatatcgtgttacggtggtggagcgggcccacatcgcccaggggagtgttccttaaatgtatattcccatccttacctagcatgatgccttttgggagctcactggctttggcttccatcggaactccgaagttaagcgagtagcgcgcgtgagtactcccatgatgggtgacccactgggaagttgctcatgagttcccagaaacaaaaccgtgagggcgtggtcggggcccaaagcggacaatatcgtgctacggtggtggagcgggcccgggaagtgatccgccccgggccgagatgtgacatttggtatcagagcctaaccctggccgtgtgtgtgccaacgaggacatcgggcccctaaggggggtggattgtaagatcccacatcgctcaggggagtgatctttaaatgtatattcccaaccttacctagcacgaggctttttgggagctcattggcttcgggttccatcggaactccgaagttaaatgAGTAGCGCGCgtgagcactcccatgatgggtgacccactgggaagttactcgtgagttcccagaaacaaaactgtgagggcgtggtcggggcccaaagcggacaatatcgtgctacggtggtggagcgggcccgggaagtgatccgtcccgggccaggatgtgacacgTTAGTTGACGTCGTaccgttgcatttgaatttttttttattttaaaaattctaatttctTTCCTATAAATACTTAAGCCATGTCGCTATGTAGATAAGAATCCTATCTAAAATGGGAAATTTGGAAATATAGCCATTTTAAAGAACACTTACTGAAATATATCCtagtttttttaattcttataaATTTAACCAAAATTGATGTtagaagacaaaattacccctaGACTAAAACTTTCCCTTCCTCCTaatattgtgttttttttttgcaccgAACATCGTCCCTATTATTGAACTATCATGGTCCAAGCACCACCACACAACTTTGTTATCTCTACTCAAAAGCAATTGAACTAAGAGATCAGCACACCAATCACTTTACCCAAATGAATGTCACCTTTTTCTTACCACAAACTATGCAGTTAATGCCTCAACCGTACGATTTTCACGATTGCTACCCGAGTGGTAGGTGGATCATTGGGTTATATTGGGTATCGGCAGCTGGCCAATCTTTAGCACGCGCCGCCCCGCAGCTCTACCGTTTtgtgctctctttctctcatccACTTGTATGAAAATCAAGGGTAAACTAGTAATTATGGCAATGTGGCTTTGTTTGCTGGCTATGTTGGGGAAAAacttagagtacacaactctaacacaagtgttggagagaacacaagtaaacaaattacttgtattacattcacaaaatattacaacacacaCTTTCAAGGACACTCTTAGAAGCTATGACACTCACTCACTTTCTAGAGACACACTCTAAACCACTCACACTCCTCACAAGACTActcttctcactctcacttggttgccTACTTGCTTGCTTCTTGgcttctttcttcttgattGGTTGGTTACATAGCTTAGCACCTCACATATTTATAGTGTGAGGTTTGCCGACTTTGGTACTGCTTGAACTTTCTAGCTACTTATCATGCATTGCACCATCACCGACATAGGCTTTGCAATATCCATACAATTCTACAAGCTGCTAGAACTTTCTAGATTATTATGCATGCACACCGATGTTAACATGCATATTTCAACTAGAAAAATCTAGTTCATTTGCAGCTGCCCACCGACATTAGCTTGCTAGAATATTCTAACATATTCAAGCATGCACCAGCCATCTTCAATATTATATGCTAGAATCTTCTAGAACAATTCCATGCATGTTTGAACTAGAATAATCTAGTTCCTTTGTACTTACTGATCTTAATGGGCTGGTGTTGATCTTTAACAGGCTATGCATAAATTTCCCgggttttgatgtttttttttgttttttattttttgttttgcactTGCATGCATCATTGGTATCGCAGCTTCTAGCTGTCTTCCATGCATTATTGCACTTTCATATGCTGTCACACATTTTTTCCCTCTCACTTCCTCAGTCCCAGATTCTGCGAAAGCAAACTTTATTTACCAAATATAGAGTAGTTATTGAACTGATTCAACCACCCACTTACCAACGCACACTCGTGAGGAAGACGACTGACTTAGCAGAATGGCGAGCTGTGTATACTGGAAAGAAAGAGAAGCTCAATCTCATGGAATTATATAAAGATTGAAAATGGAAGTCGAAGGCCGAAGAGACAGAGGAAATGATAGATATCAGACATAACAAAGAAGCATCTCAATCAGAATTCAGAAATGGGAAGAAGGGAGGAACTTAGAAGGTTTTAGTATTAGGGTAATATAGTCTTTGGAACATAAATTTTGGTTAGTTTTATAAGAATTAGAAAAAGTAGGTCATATTTTTATACGTGTTCTCTGAAATGGctatattttcaaatttctcatCTAAAGTTTGCATAACCAATTACATATCGACACGTGGCACTCGAAATCCTAtctgaaaaattattaagattacatCTCGACAAGAAATCTGGAGAGTTACTCACGTTAGCGACAAGTGCCACTTGAAATCCtatcaaaaaaattattcagaTTATAGAACGATAAGAAATCTGGAGACTTATTCATTTGGTGATAAgtggcactcaaaatatgtcctaaaaccttattttaa
This window harbors:
- the LOC126583004 gene encoding phenolic glucoside malonyltransferase 2-like — its product is MAKPGSVKVVEVCRVAPKPSSLPDSAHPNDVSLPLTFFDLRWLRFPPPQFLSFYNMPSFDPSHFFDSILPKLKTSLSATLQHFVPLAGYLTWPLDSPMPLLNYVKGDAILVTIAESDTDFHRLISTNNFDIEAKEYHPLVPQLAVSHDKAAVLALQITVFPNGGFSIGSAMHKAVFDGLSAFSFFKFWGHLCKHGGREGGGPPPLPTYNRKVIKDPAGLQAIFSNEWLRLGGPNNRSLMLLEVGGPGDGIRGTFEFTRAKIEMLRRSVMRTMMAKKKEQADHSKLLHLSTYMLTCAYTWVCLVRAEEIKTEKVVFILHVDCRSRLDPPLPPTYFGNCIAGHGVVVKTKDLQGEDGLLVALNAISEVIKSLDKTLFEGAETWVSRILNTLLQPSTDRTITTAGSPRFDFYDAADFGWGRPTKHEIVSIDGTGAISYQKSKNGDGAVEVGLVLEKRYMEAFAYLFAEGFEEKLSRM